In the Malania oleifera isolate guangnan ecotype guangnan chromosome 1, ASM2987363v1, whole genome shotgun sequence genome, one interval contains:
- the LOC131161980 gene encoding probable receptor-like protein kinase At5g24010 encodes MEKLHFHCPLFFLLFQLSPLLLVSSDDTYTRPDKYFINCGSELNASLEDGRTFVGDRKAGSFSFFPGKSEPVQDSNPETNASLYQTARIYRVPSSYALAIPEHENDTYVVRLHFFPLSSHPDLTGATFNVSASGFLLLSDFNVPNGTKSPVIKEFLLAITAGNFRIDFIPKLVQPALAFINAIEVFLAPENLTLVSATHVTPAGRNGSYTGLHPQALETAYRLNVGGPTITPADDPLWRNWIPDDEYLTNRASARNASYFSGTLQYQPEGASNYTASNLVYRTAKISTSRNITWSFGVSKNARHLVRVHFCDTFNPTVTSDTFNLYILGKFNLGISSYPKFYQGAVPFYLDFVVDSNDLGFMSISIGPSHDFPNLTAYLNGLEILKFSVAASGQQKKSHWFVIVGSVVGGVALICISLVVVLMGLKCRKEKSTDNQLPLELLYGGEISYDSAIERKASAFLVHNLNIELKKSFVEIQKATNNFDPDLMVGKGGFGKVYKGRLSNGDIVAVKRRESESGQGLHEFEREITILSKICHRHLVSLIGYCDDNFEMILVYEFMEKGTLKENLYDSNGNPLGKLSWKQRLEICIGAAEGLHYLHTSAEKRILHRDVKSTNILLDGNYVAKVADFGLSKSGPIDKSSTYNHLIGTPGYLDPEFLRNLELTEKSDVYSFGVVLLEVLCARAAIKEEVNLVDWAMPWIKEGQLEKIMDPFLVGTLNPKSLETFVGTAEKCLNGLSVLRPTMYAVLWDLKYVLGLEENVMHKRPHEDSTADASLELALPFGKHFPSNSLPGGEESLVQIGLPGEDGSDTTASEVFSQLRIDLPR; translated from the coding sequence ATGGAAAAGCTTCACTTCCACTGTCCTCTGTTTTTCCTTCTCTTCCAACTCTCACCTCTCCTACTTGTTTCATCGGATGACACTTACACGAGGCCGGACAAGTACTTCATCAATTGTGGCTCAGAATTGAATGCCTCCCTCGAAGATGGCCGCACCTTTGTTGGTGACCGGAAAGCAGGGTCCTTCTCCTTCTTCCCAGGCAAGAGCGAACCTGTCCAAGACAGCAACCCAGAAACAAATGCATCCCTTTATCAAACAGCAAGAATTTACAGAGTACCATCTTCCTATGCCCTTGCAATCCCTGAACATGAAAATGACACTTACGTGGTACGCCTACATTTCTTCCCTCTCTCTTCTCATCCAGATCTCACCGGTGCTACGTTCAACGTTTCAGCATCTGGGTTTTTGCTTTTATCCGATTTCAATGTCCCAAACGGTACCAAATCCCCAGTGATAAAGGAATTTTTACTCGCAATCACTGCAGGGAATTTCAGAATAGATTTCATTCCTAAGCTAGTGCAGCCTGCTTTGGCTTTCATAAATGCCATTGAAGTCTTCCTTGCCCCTGAAAACTTGACCCTTGTCAGCGCAACTCATGTTACTCCTGCAGGAAGGAATGGTAGCTACACTGGTTTGCATCCTCAGGCTCTAGAAACTGCTTACAGGTTAAATGTTGGAGGTCCCACCATCACGCCGGCCGACGATCCTCTTTGGAGAAATTGGATTCCAGATGATGAGTATCTAACTAACCGGGCTTCTGCAAGGAATGCTAGTTACTTCAGTGGAACGCTGCAGTATCAGCCTGAAGGAGCGAGTAACTATACGGCCTCAAACCTTGTCTACAGAACAGCCAAAATATCAACGAGCAGAAACATAACATGGAGTTTTGGTGTGAGTAAGAATGCTAGACATCTTGTGAGGGTTCATTTTTGTGACACTTTTAATCCGACAGTAACGTCAGATACATTTAATCTCTATATCCTTGGCAAGTTCAATCTGGGGATTAGTTCCTATCCCAAATTTTACCAAGGAGCTGTTCCCTTTTATCTTGATTTTGTCGTTGATTCCAATGATTTGGGGTTTATGAGTATCAGCATAGGTCCGTCACATGATTTCCCAAACCTAACTGCATATCTGAATGGACTCGAGATTTTGAAGTTTTCGGTTGCTGCATCAGGCCAACAGAAGAAGAGCCATTGGTTTGTTATTGTTGGTTCAGTAGTTGGAGGTGTGGCTCTCATCTGCATTTCGTTAGTGGTAGTTTTGATGGGTTTGAAATGCAGGAAAGAAAAATCCACTGACAATCAACTGCCACTTGAGCTTCTTTACGGTGGTGAGATTTCTTATGATTCAGCAATAGAAAGAAAAGCCAGTGCTTTCCTGGTTCATAACTTGAACATTGAGCTAAAGAAGTCATTTGTTGAAATACAGAAGGCAACTAACAACTTTGATCCGGACTTGATGGTAGGCAAAGGAGGGTTTGGAAAAGTCTACAAAGGACGGCTTAGCAATGGTGACATAGTGGCTGTGAAACGGCGTGAATCAGAAAGCGGCCAGGGCCTTCACGAATTTGAAAGAGAGATCACAATTTTATCCAAAATTTGCCATCGCCATCTTGTTTCCTTGATTGGGTATTGTGATGACAATTTTGAGATGATACTGGTTTATGAATTCATGGAGAAAGGGACACTTAAAGAGAATCTGTATGATTCAAATGGGAATCCCCTAGGCAAATTATCTTGGAAGCAAAGGCTTGAAATTTGCATTGGCGCTGCAGAAGGTCTACATTATCTTCACACTAGTGCTGAGAAGAGAATCCTTCATCGCGATGTTAAGTCAACAAACATCTTGCTCGATGGAAATTATGTGGCAAAAGTTGCTGATTTTGGTCTTTCAAAGTCAGGTCCTATCGATAAATCCTCAACTTACAATCATCTAATAGGCACGCCTGGATATCTCGATCCTGAATTTTTGAGAAACCTGGAGTTAACAGAAAAATCTGATGTGTACTCTTTTGGAGTCGTCCTTCTCGAAGTGCTCTGTGCAAGAGCAGCCATTAAGGAGGAAGTGAACCTAGTTGACTGGGCAATGCCCTGGATAAAGGAAGGCCAACTAGAAAAAATTATGGACCCATTTCTTGTGGGCACACTAAATCCCAAATCGTTGGAAACATTTGTTGGAACAGCTGAGAAGTGCTTAAATGGTTTGAGTGTTCTTCGGCCTACAATGTATGCTGTATTGTGGGACTTGAAGTATGTGCTGGGGCTCGAAGAAAATGTAATGCACAAACGGCCGCATGAAGATAGCACTGCAGATGCATCGTTGGAGCTGGCGCTGCCTTTTGGTAAGCATTTTCCTTCTAACAGCCTCCCTGGTGGCGAAGAAAGCTTGGTGCAAATAGGATTACCTGGTGAAGATGGTTCGGATACAACAGCTAGTGAAGTGTTCTCCCAGTTGAGGATTGATCTTCCCAGATAA